The following proteins are encoded in a genomic region of Agromyces sp. CF514:
- a CDS encoding diacylglycerol kinase, with translation MGGHIVVLVNPSSGRGRGAEAARRAVHRLGEIAGSARVHVLAGDSVDDTRRLAREAVATDPRALVIVGGDGTLSSVLDAVVGTGVPIALVPAGTGNDLARALGLPFEGDEAAAAAAELALLGTARAIDVGEVESDAGLRRFLTVAALGFDAHVSERTNRLRWPRGRARYYVALLVELVRLRPMRFEFAVDGGTRRVLPGTLIAVGSTRSYGGGMPVCPAAEPDDGLLDVTHVGPLGRAKLVRLFPLLLRGTHVARPEVTTTRARSIEVDAPGLVVYADGERVGAGRASIRVVPSALSMLVPGSNGSGNAGAGVAVAAQAGREASE, from the coding sequence GTGGGCGGGCACATCGTCGTGCTCGTGAACCCGAGCTCGGGCCGAGGCCGCGGCGCCGAGGCGGCGCGGCGCGCGGTGCACCGCCTCGGCGAGATCGCCGGGAGTGCCCGGGTGCACGTGCTCGCGGGCGACTCGGTCGACGACACGCGGCGCCTCGCCCGGGAAGCCGTCGCGACGGATCCCCGCGCGCTCGTGATCGTGGGCGGCGACGGCACGCTCTCGTCGGTGCTCGACGCCGTCGTGGGAACGGGAGTGCCCATCGCACTCGTGCCCGCGGGCACCGGCAACGACCTCGCCCGTGCGCTCGGCCTGCCGTTCGAGGGCGACGAGGCCGCAGCAGCCGCGGCCGAGCTCGCGCTGCTCGGCACGGCGCGGGCGATCGACGTGGGCGAGGTGGAGTCGGATGCCGGCCTCCGGCGGTTCCTCACCGTCGCCGCCCTCGGCTTCGACGCGCACGTGAGCGAACGCACGAATCGGCTGCGCTGGCCCCGCGGTCGAGCCCGCTACTACGTGGCACTGCTCGTCGAGCTCGTGCGCCTGCGCCCCATGCGCTTCGAGTTCGCCGTCGACGGCGGCACCCGGCGCGTCCTGCCCGGCACGCTCATCGCCGTCGGCAGCACGCGCAGCTACGGTGGCGGCATGCCCGTGTGCCCCGCTGCCGAGCCCGACGACGGACTGCTCGACGTCACGCACGTCGGCCCCCTCGGGCGTGCGAAGCTCGTCCGCCTCTTCCCCCTGCTGCTCCGCGGCACGCACGTCGCACGCCCCGAGGTGACGACGACACGCGCTCGCTCGATCGAGGTCGACGCCCCAGGACTCGTCGTGTACGCCGACGGCGAGCGGGTCGGTGCCGGGAGGGCGAGCATCCGCGTCGTCCCCAGCGCCCTCTCCATGCTCGTGCCCGGCTCGAACGGCTCCGGGAACGCCGGGGCCGGTGTCGCCGTCGCCGCACAGGCGGGCCGCGAGGCATCCGAATGA
- a CDS encoding GMC oxidoreductase yields the protein MTAPAFDHDVVIVGSGFGGSVAALRLATKGYGVHVYEAGRRFADDDFAKTSWNLRRYLWAPAIGCFGVQRIHRLPHVMILAGAGVGGGSLNYANTLYEPGPAFFSDPQWGGLAEWQTELAPHYATAKRMLGVVPEYPHRGPVERIMQGAADDLGVGDTFRRAPVGVYFGKPGETVPDPFFGGDGPDRTGCTLCGNCMVGCRVGAKNTLAKNYLPLAERLGATIEPLRTVTEVRAIDGGGFAVTSVRTGARLRRDRRTVTAEQVVLAAGTWGTQQLLHRMKDSGALPGLSDALGRLTRTNSEALDGAVAVSVPESLGLASGVAITTSFHVDERTHVENVRYGPGSNLMGALATGLVPGGRPLLARLGALIGGALRHPISTLRLSSLRRWSERGIIALVMQTADNSLTLSLRRRLGRRVLTSAQGEGDPNPSHLPGAHLAAQAIAARMQAAGGVPASARGSWPEVFGIPLTAHFLGGAVVSGSPEHGVVDPFHRVWGHPGLHVVDGAAVPANPGVNPSLTITAMAERALSYWPRRAAVDERPTQAELVHPVA from the coding sequence ATGACCGCCCCCGCCTTCGACCACGACGTCGTCATCGTCGGCTCGGGCTTCGGCGGCTCGGTCGCGGCCCTCCGACTCGCGACCAAGGGCTACGGCGTGCACGTCTACGAGGCCGGGCGCCGCTTCGCCGACGACGACTTCGCGAAGACCAGCTGGAACCTGCGCCGCTACCTCTGGGCGCCGGCGATCGGATGCTTCGGGGTGCAGCGCATCCACCGGCTGCCGCACGTGATGATCCTCGCCGGGGCGGGCGTCGGCGGCGGGTCCCTGAACTACGCGAACACGCTCTACGAACCCGGCCCGGCGTTCTTCTCGGACCCGCAGTGGGGCGGGCTCGCCGAATGGCAGACCGAGCTCGCGCCGCACTACGCGACCGCGAAGCGCATGCTCGGCGTCGTGCCCGAGTATCCGCATCGCGGACCCGTCGAGCGGATCATGCAGGGCGCCGCCGACGACCTCGGGGTCGGCGACACGTTCCGGCGCGCGCCCGTCGGCGTGTACTTCGGCAAGCCGGGCGAGACCGTGCCCGACCCGTTCTTCGGCGGAGACGGCCCAGACCGCACGGGCTGCACGCTCTGCGGCAACTGCATGGTCGGCTGCCGCGTCGGCGCGAAGAACACGCTCGCGAAGAACTACCTGCCGCTCGCCGAGCGGCTCGGCGCGACCATCGAGCCGTTGCGCACCGTGACCGAGGTGCGCGCCATCGACGGCGGCGGCTTCGCCGTGACGAGCGTGCGCACCGGCGCGAGGCTGCGCCGCGACCGCCGCACCGTCACCGCCGAGCAGGTCGTGCTGGCCGCGGGCACCTGGGGTACCCAGCAACTCCTGCACCGCATGAAGGACTCGGGCGCCCTTCCCGGACTCTCCGACGCGCTCGGCCGGCTCACGCGCACGAACTCCGAGGCGCTCGACGGCGCGGTCGCCGTCTCGGTGCCCGAGTCGCTCGGCCTCGCGAGCGGCGTGGCCATCACCACCTCGTTCCACGTCGACGAGCGAACGCATGTCGAGAACGTGCGCTACGGTCCCGGGTCCAACCTCATGGGCGCGCTCGCGACCGGACTCGTGCCGGGCGGGCGGCCGCTGCTCGCCCGGCTCGGCGCGCTGATCGGCGGTGCGCTGCGGCATCCGATCTCGACCCTTCGACTGAGCTCGCTCAGGCGCTGGAGCGAACGCGGCATCATCGCGCTCGTCATGCAGACGGCCGACAACTCGCTGACGCTCTCGCTGCGGCGACGGCTCGGCCGTCGGGTGCTCACGAGCGCGCAGGGCGAGGGCGATCCGAACCCGAGCCACCTCCCCGGTGCGCACCTGGCGGCGCAGGCGATCGCGGCGCGCATGCAGGCGGCGGGCGGCGTGCCGGCGTCGGCGCGCGGGTCGTGGCCCGAGGTCTTCGGCATCCCGCTGACGGCGCACTTCCTGGGCGGGGCGGTCGTGTCGGGCTCACCCGAGCACGGCGTCGTCGACCCGTTCCACCGGGTCTGGGGTCACCCGGGGCTGCACGTCGTCGACGGGGCCGCCGTGCCTGCGAACCCCGGCGTGAACCCGTCGCTCACCATCACGGCGATGGCCGAGCGGGCGCTCTCGTACTGGCCGCGTCGCGCCGCGGTCGACGAGCGGCCGACGCAGGCCGAGCTCGTGCACCCGGTCGCCTGA
- a CDS encoding PhoX family phosphatase has product MTLIHEPATSREDRVSPAARPMLPLLPMDGHTFGKRSAVTCHLKCGDACFHPVPNTSSNEYFRDIASAGLSRRALLGGGVAAAAAIVIGSSVGGDAPSASAATLGTKIGRTLPFAPIAPVAASVDAFTVPVGYKWSPIIRWGDPLFSKNDRFDPNAQTAALQERQFGYNNDYLDIIEGPLGLTAVLVANQEYTNENIMFPPAADAAALDEQRRIGQAAHGMAVVQLYRTRRSGPWKYLVGAPLNRRITAHTPFTFSGPAAGHALLQTQDDPTGRTALGTLGNCAGGTTPWGTVLSGEENFNQYFVSPGTTPAEKRYGVGGSGDSRGWRNVDPRFDAVANPGYRNEPNRFGWIVEVDPLAPNDPPVKHTALGRFKHEGANVIVGRTGHVAAYMGDDERFDYLYKFVSKDKFKKGIGGGARKHNKTLLTAGSLYVAKFTGDSPVAEITGTGALPSDGAFDGTGTWVPLVIDGVSQVAGFTAEEVLINTRLAADAVGATKMDRCEDVEPNPKTGRIYVACTNNTSRGTGANETATEVNPRNVNRDGHIIEITETGNDATATTFGWSILLLCGDPVKNPNTYFAGFPPERVSPISCPDNVAFDSEGNLWISTDGAPSTIAYGDGLFKVPLEGPERGRVQQFLSVPAEAETCGPVIRDQQNMVYVAVQHPGENGTWAAQRSMFPDYVAPGSVANGAWGGPRPAVVQVWKG; this is encoded by the coding sequence ATGACCCTGATCCACGAGCCTGCGACCAGCCGCGAAGACCGCGTGTCGCCTGCCGCCCGTCCCATGCTGCCGCTGCTGCCCATGGACGGGCACACGTTCGGCAAGCGCAGCGCCGTGACCTGCCACCTCAAGTGCGGCGACGCCTGCTTCCACCCGGTGCCCAACACGAGCTCGAACGAGTACTTCCGCGACATCGCGAGCGCCGGGCTCAGCCGTCGCGCGCTGCTCGGCGGCGGTGTCGCCGCGGCCGCGGCGATCGTCATCGGCTCCTCCGTCGGCGGCGATGCGCCCTCGGCCTCCGCGGCCACGCTCGGGACGAAGATCGGCCGGACACTGCCGTTCGCGCCGATCGCCCCCGTCGCGGCATCCGTCGACGCCTTCACCGTGCCGGTCGGATACAAGTGGTCGCCGATCATCCGCTGGGGCGACCCGCTCTTCTCGAAGAACGACCGCTTCGACCCGAACGCGCAGACCGCTGCGCTGCAGGAGCGCCAGTTCGGCTACAACAACGACTACCTCGACATCATCGAGGGGCCGCTCGGACTCACCGCCGTGCTCGTGGCCAATCAGGAGTACACGAACGAGAACATCATGTTCCCGCCCGCCGCCGACGCCGCAGCGCTCGACGAGCAGCGCCGGATCGGCCAGGCCGCGCACGGCATGGCCGTCGTGCAGCTGTACCGCACCCGACGCAGCGGTCCGTGGAAGTACCTCGTGGGTGCGCCCCTCAACCGGCGCATCACGGCGCACACCCCGTTCACGTTCTCGGGGCCCGCCGCCGGCCACGCGCTGCTGCAGACCCAGGACGACCCCACCGGCCGCACCGCGCTGGGCACGCTCGGCAACTGCGCCGGGGGCACGACCCCGTGGGGCACGGTGCTCTCGGGCGAGGAGAACTTCAACCAGTACTTCGTGAGCCCCGGCACCACGCCCGCCGAGAAGCGCTACGGCGTCGGCGGCAGCGGCGATTCCCGCGGATGGCGGAACGTCGACCCCCGCTTCGACGCCGTCGCCAACCCGGGCTACCGCAACGAGCCGAACCGCTTCGGCTGGATCGTCGAGGTCGACCCGCTCGCCCCGAACGACCCGCCCGTGAAGCACACCGCGCTCGGCCGCTTCAAGCACGAGGGCGCGAACGTCATCGTGGGCCGCACCGGGCACGTCGCCGCATACATGGGCGACGACGAGCGCTTCGACTACCTGTACAAGTTCGTGTCGAAGGACAAGTTCAAGAAGGGCATCGGCGGCGGCGCGCGCAAGCACAACAAGACGCTGCTCACCGCCGGCAGCCTCTACGTCGCGAAGTTCACCGGCGACTCCCCCGTGGCCGAGATCACCGGCACCGGCGCCCTGCCCTCCGACGGCGCGTTCGACGGCACCGGTACGTGGGTCCCCCTCGTGATCGACGGCGTGAGCCAGGTCGCCGGGTTCACGGCCGAAGAGGTGCTCATCAACACGCGCCTCGCGGCAGACGCCGTCGGCGCGACCAAGATGGACCGCTGCGAAGACGTGGAGCCCAACCCCAAGACCGGGCGGATCTACGTCGCATGCACGAACAACACGTCGCGCGGCACGGGCGCCAACGAGACCGCGACCGAGGTGAACCCCCGCAACGTCAACCGCGACGGGCACATCATCGAGATCACCGAGACCGGCAACGATGCGACCGCGACGACCTTCGGCTGGAGCATCCTGCTGCTCTGCGGCGACCCGGTGAAGAACCCGAACACCTACTTCGCGGGCTTCCCGCCCGAGCGGGTCTCGCCGATCTCGTGCCCCGACAACGTCGCGTTCGATTCCGAGGGCAACCTCTGGATCTCGACGGACGGCGCGCCGAGCACGATCGCGTACGGCGACGGCCTGTTCAAGGTGCCGCTCGAAGGGCCGGAGCGCGGACGCGTGCAGCAGTTCCTCTCGGTGCCGGCCGAGGCCGAGACCTGCGGCCCGGTGATCCGCGACCAGCAGAACATGGTCTACGTCGCCGTGCAGCACCCGGGCGAGAACGGCACGTGGGCGGCGCAGCGCTCGATGTTCCCCGACTACGTCGCGCCCGGCTCGGTCGCGAACGGCGCGTGGGGCGGGCCTCGTCCGGCGGTCGTGCAGGTCTGGAAGGGCTAG
- a CDS encoding glycerol-3-phosphate dehydrogenase/oxidase: MARTRRTPASLTAPQHDAAPARPTHSSALDGARRGRELDALAARTAPIDVLVIGGGVTGAGVALDAASRGLSVVLAEAQDLAFGTSRWSSKLVHGGLRYLATGDLAVARESADERHLLMTRIAPHLVRSLPQLLPFAPSVSTRQRVFGTIGMGLGDGLRMLARTPTSVLAHPRLVGPDEALRLAPALRRDRLRGGVIAHDGQLVDDARLVVALARTAAAYGATVLTRVRVSDADGGGATLVDALGGGSLRVDARAVVNAAGVWAGTLDPDIRMRPSRGTHLVLDAAALGNPSAALTVPHPGSISRFVFALPQQLGRVVVGLTDEDAPGPVPDVPRPGHDEIDFLLCTVSTALERPLGRDDVLGAFSGLRPLIDTGADGSTADLSRRHHVAVSASGFVNVLGGKLTTYRAMARDAVDLACRHARLPDSGCRTARLPLIGAPGSEVGFASASDAVASGSSGSAGRASTTAAGRHDGDAEVPASLVARFGAEAPTVLALARCAGPDLPIVPGLDVTRAEVEFAVRAEGALDADDVLDRRTRIGLVDADRARAEAAVAEIVTASLAHLA; this comes from the coding sequence TTGGCACGCACTCGACGGACACCTGCGTCCCTGACCGCTCCCCAACACGACGCGGCACCCGCGAGGCCGACGCACTCCTCGGCGCTCGACGGCGCTCGGCGCGGCCGCGAGCTCGATGCCCTCGCGGCGCGCACCGCGCCGATCGACGTGCTCGTGATCGGCGGCGGCGTCACCGGCGCCGGCGTCGCGCTCGACGCCGCGAGCCGCGGTCTCTCGGTCGTGCTGGCCGAGGCGCAAGACCTCGCCTTCGGCACGAGCCGGTGGAGTTCGAAGCTCGTGCACGGGGGCCTGCGCTACCTCGCGACAGGAGACCTCGCCGTCGCGCGCGAGAGCGCCGACGAACGCCACCTGCTGATGACCCGCATCGCTCCTCACCTCGTGCGGAGCCTGCCCCAGCTGCTGCCGTTCGCACCGTCGGTCTCGACGAGGCAGCGCGTGTTCGGCACGATCGGCATGGGGCTCGGAGACGGGCTGCGCATGCTCGCACGCACCCCGACCTCGGTGCTCGCGCACCCGCGCCTGGTCGGCCCCGACGAGGCGCTGCGCCTCGCGCCCGCACTGCGCCGCGACCGCCTGCGCGGCGGCGTGATCGCACACGACGGGCAACTCGTCGACGACGCGCGCCTGGTCGTCGCCCTCGCGCGCACGGCTGCGGCCTACGGCGCGACGGTGCTGACGCGCGTGCGCGTCTCCGATGCCGACGGCGGCGGCGCCACGCTCGTCGACGCGCTCGGGGGCGGTTCGCTCCGTGTCGACGCCCGTGCCGTCGTGAACGCGGCCGGCGTGTGGGCCGGCACGCTCGATCCCGACATCCGCATGCGGCCGAGCCGTGGCACCCACCTGGTGCTCGACGCCGCAGCGCTCGGCAACCCGTCTGCGGCGCTCACCGTGCCGCACCCCGGATCGATCAGCCGCTTCGTCTTCGCGCTGCCGCAACAGCTCGGGCGGGTCGTCGTCGGCCTCACCGACGAGGATGCCCCGGGCCCGGTGCCCGACGTCCCGCGACCCGGGCACGACGAGATCGATTTCCTGCTGTGCACCGTGTCGACCGCGCTCGAACGCCCGCTCGGGCGCGACGACGTGCTCGGCGCCTTCTCGGGACTGCGCCCGCTCATCGACACCGGCGCCGACGGCTCGACGGCCGACCTCTCGCGCCGGCACCACGTCGCGGTCTCGGCATCGGGATTCGTCAACGTGCTCGGCGGCAAGCTCACGACCTATCGGGCGATGGCGCGCGACGCCGTCGATCTCGCGTGCCGGCATGCGCGCCTGCCCGACAGCGGATGCCGCACCGCGAGGCTGCCGCTCATCGGCGCGCCGGGCTCGGAGGTCGGCTTCGCCAGTGCATCCGATGCCGTCGCGTCGGGCTCGAGCGGATCGGCCGGAAGGGCGTCCACGACCGCCGCCGGACGCCACGACGGCGACGCCGAGGTGCCGGCCTCCCTCGTCGCCCGCTTCGGCGCCGAGGCACCGACCGTGCTCGCGCTCGCGCGCTGCGCCGGTCCCGACCTGCCGATCGTCCCGGGCCTCGACGTGACCCGCGCGGAGGTCGAGTTCGCGGTGCGTGCCGAAGGCGCCCTCGACGCCGACGACGTGCTCGACCGGCGCACCCGCATCGGCCTCGTCGACGCCGACCGGGCCCGTGCCGAGGCCGCGGTCGCCGAGATCGTCACCGCCTCGCTCGCGCACCTGGCCTGA
- a CDS encoding cold-shock protein, whose translation MATGTVKWFNAEKGFGFIAPDDGSADVFAHFSAITGNGYRSLDEGQKVEFEVAQGPKGLQAENIRGL comes from the coding sequence ATGGCAACCGGAACCGTCAAGTGGTTCAACGCCGAAAAGGGCTTCGGCTTCATCGCTCCCGACGACGGCTCGGCCGACGTCTTCGCGCACTTCAGCGCCATCACGGGCAACGGCTACCGTTCGCTCGATGAGGGCCAGAAGGTCGAGTTCGAGGTCGCTCAGGGCCCGAAGGGCCTGCAGGCGGAGAACATCCGCGGACTCTGA
- a CDS encoding TetR/AcrR family transcriptional regulator, whose product MEDRQANELDRQPVWTESETRMLDAAVELIAVRGVGGVTVAEVARNAGVSRPTVYRRWASADEIVRAALHRATVSLIAQFPEPAHSREEIVRDVLHFSELFRTDPLYGSLLEREPEVFTRYTLQRIGSSQRVILQWLASAISLAQQGGTVRPGNPSDLAVMLLLIAQSAILSYDTVSALIDEPHWSTELWHALDGHLRP is encoded by the coding sequence ATGGAAGATCGTCAAGCGAACGAGCTCGACCGGCAGCCCGTCTGGACCGAGTCCGAGACCCGCATGCTCGACGCCGCCGTCGAGCTCATCGCCGTCCGCGGCGTCGGCGGCGTCACCGTCGCCGAGGTCGCGCGCAACGCCGGCGTGAGTCGACCGACCGTGTACCGCCGCTGGGCGAGTGCCGACGAGATCGTGCGCGCCGCCCTGCACCGCGCCACCGTCTCGCTGATCGCGCAGTTCCCCGAACCTGCGCACTCGCGCGAGGAGATCGTGCGCGACGTGCTGCACTTCTCGGAACTGTTCCGCACCGACCCGCTCTACGGCAGCCTGCTCGAACGCGAGCCGGAGGTCTTCACGCGGTACACGCTGCAACGCATCGGCTCGAGCCAGCGGGTGATCCTGCAGTGGCTCGCCTCGGCGATCTCCCTCGCCCAGCAGGGCGGCACCGTCCGCCCCGGCAACCCGAGCGACCTCGCGGTCATGCTCCTGCTCATCGCCCAGTCGGCGATCCTCTCGTACGACACCGTCTCCGCCCTCATCGACGAGCCGCATTGGAGCACCGAACTTTGGCACGCACTCGACGGACACCTGCGTCCCTGA
- a CDS encoding FAD-binding oxidoreductase, with product MVDDDGTPSATMPGDETSAPMRWNGWGDPAKAKDLPLAVRTMLPMLLGRVPKPAPAAPIDDVELEPSRLAEADRAALAAVVGAEHVCDDHAARLEHAGGKSTPDLLRRRARRQEAPDLVVAPGDHGQVLAVLRLASRGRIAVVPFGGGTSVVGGLDPERGPNQAVIALDLRRLTGLIALDAVSGEARLGAGTTGPEAERLLGEHGFELGHFPQSFRYATLGGFAAARSSGQNSAGNGRFDAMVTGLRVATPTGELELGRAPGSAAGPDLLRVFLGSEGAFGVITEVRLRVHPVPAAQLAEAWSFPDFATGVEALRRVAQLGTGPTVIRLSDEAETGVSLAQVGRIGKALAKGASAVTVFEGEAEQAAERRTRTAEVLREAGGTSNGAAAAEEWVHGRFNAPYLRDALLDHGVFCETLETATTWSNLERLKREVTAAISYGFAEHGAKSLVLCHVSHVYPTGAALYFTIIAGVRGEQLDVWHSVKSAVNDTILAGGGTISHHHGVGRDHAPWLEREVGPVGIRLLRAIKAELDPAGIMNPGVLVSAAGGDRGEPAGLAAAPGASAGEHREAGSF from the coding sequence ATGGTCGATGACGACGGCACCCCCTCCGCCACCATGCCGGGCGACGAGACATCCGCCCCCATGAGATGGAACGGCTGGGGCGATCCCGCGAAGGCGAAGGACCTGCCGCTCGCCGTGCGCACCATGCTGCCGATGCTGCTCGGGCGCGTTCCGAAGCCGGCGCCGGCCGCGCCGATCGACGACGTGGAGCTCGAACCGTCGCGGCTCGCCGAGGCCGACCGCGCCGCGCTCGCCGCGGTCGTCGGAGCGGAGCACGTCTGTGACGACCACGCGGCCCGCCTCGAGCATGCGGGCGGCAAGTCGACGCCAGACCTGCTGCGACGCCGGGCGCGCCGGCAGGAAGCACCCGACCTCGTCGTCGCGCCGGGCGACCACGGCCAGGTGCTCGCGGTGCTGCGGCTCGCGAGCCGGGGCCGCATCGCCGTCGTGCCCTTCGGCGGCGGCACGAGCGTCGTCGGCGGCCTCGACCCCGAGCGCGGGCCGAACCAGGCGGTGATCGCCCTCGACCTGCGCCGGCTCACGGGGCTCATCGCGCTCGACGCGGTCAGCGGCGAAGCCCGGCTCGGCGCGGGCACCACCGGTCCCGAGGCCGAACGCCTGCTCGGCGAGCACGGCTTCGAGCTCGGGCACTTCCCCCAGAGCTTCCGGTACGCGACCCTCGGCGGATTCGCCGCCGCCCGATCGTCCGGGCAGAACTCGGCCGGCAACGGCCGCTTCGACGCGATGGTCACGGGTCTGCGCGTCGCGACGCCGACCGGTGAGCTCGAACTCGGCCGAGCACCGGGATCGGCGGCCGGACCGGACCTGCTGCGCGTCTTCCTCGGCTCGGAGGGCGCCTTCGGCGTGATCACCGAGGTGCGGCTCCGCGTGCACCCCGTGCCGGCCGCCCAGCTCGCCGAGGCCTGGTCCTTCCCCGACTTCGCCACGGGCGTCGAGGCCCTGCGTCGAGTCGCCCAGCTCGGCACCGGCCCCACAGTGATCCGGCTCTCCGACGAGGCAGAGACCGGCGTCTCGCTCGCCCAGGTCGGGCGCATCGGCAAGGCGCTCGCGAAGGGTGCGAGCGCGGTCACGGTCTTCGAGGGCGAGGCCGAGCAAGCCGCGGAACGTCGAACCCGCACCGCCGAGGTGCTGCGCGAGGCCGGAGGCACCTCGAACGGGGCCGCCGCCGCGGAGGAGTGGGTGCACGGTCGGTTCAATGCGCCCTACCTGCGCGACGCGCTGCTCGACCACGGTGTCTTCTGCGAGACGCTCGAAACCGCGACCACGTGGTCGAACCTCGAACGCCTGAAGCGCGAGGTCACCGCTGCGATCAGCTACGGGTTCGCCGAGCACGGTGCGAAGTCGCTCGTGCTCTGCCACGTTTCGCACGTCTACCCGACGGGTGCCGCCCTGTACTTCACGATCATCGCCGGGGTGAGGGGCGAACAGCTCGACGTCTGGCATTCGGTCAAGTCGGCGGTCAACGACACGATCCTGGCCGGCGGCGGCACGATCAGCCACCACCACGGCGTCGGCCGCGACCACGCACCGTGGCTCGAGCGCGAGGTCGGGCCGGTCGGTATCCGCCTGCTGCGCGCGATCAAGGCCGAGCTCGACCCGGCCGGCATCATGAACCCGGGGGTGCTCGTCTCGGCAGCCGGGGGCGACCGCGGCGAACCCGCCGGCCTTGCCGCAGCGCCCGGAGCGTCTGCGGGCGAGCACCGCGAAGCCGGGAGCTTCTGA